In the Deltaproteobacteria bacterium genome, AGGGTCGAGGAGGACCCGCTCGTCGAGGCGGTGATGAACGTCCTGCCCCAGACCAACTGCGGCGCCTGCGGCTACGCCGGCTGCCAGCAGCTCGCCGAGCAGATAGCCTCGGGCAAGGCGGCCGTCAACGCC is a window encoding:
- a CDS encoding electron transporter RnfB; translated protein: MFDPTLGVAIIAMGGLGAFFATFLALADKKLRVEEDPLVEAVMNVLPQTNCGACGYAGCQQLAEQIASGKAAVNA